From Chengkuizengella sediminis, one genomic window encodes:
- a CDS encoding VanW family protein produces MSNSQNYTTQILEQTLPFTLKKHQSLLRRRLGSSDTRLQENKIVNLNLCINKMDGVVINPGETFSFWKLIGNPTAKKGFIEGLLLSQGQVSTGIGGGVCQLANLLYWLVLHTPLKVVERHHHSFDPFPDDHRVLPFGSGASVFYNYIDFKFYNPTNQKFQIKLWLTEKQLKGAVHSDMEWKYSYHIEEKNHKFIQKDGKNYRENEIWRRVVDKKTGNTMNRELIVHNFSEVKYDLVIDNEQKEENNI; encoded by the coding sequence ATGTCGAACTCTCAGAATTATACAACTCAGATATTAGAACAAACTTTACCTTTTACTTTGAAAAAACATCAATCTTTATTGAGAAGAAGGTTAGGTTCCTCAGATACAAGATTACAAGAAAACAAAATTGTGAATTTAAACCTCTGTATCAATAAGATGGATGGGGTAGTGATCAACCCTGGAGAGACATTTTCATTTTGGAAGCTGATTGGCAATCCAACTGCTAAAAAAGGATTCATAGAAGGTTTGTTATTATCTCAAGGACAGGTTAGTACTGGGATTGGTGGAGGTGTGTGTCAATTAGCAAATTTATTGTATTGGTTGGTTTTACACACACCTTTAAAAGTGGTGGAGAGACATCATCATAGCTTTGATCCATTTCCTGACGATCATAGAGTTCTTCCGTTTGGTAGTGGAGCAAGTGTTTTTTACAATTATATTGATTTTAAGTTTTATAATCCAACGAATCAAAAGTTTCAAATAAAGTTATGGTTAACAGAGAAACAACTTAAGGGAGCTGTTCATAGTGATATGGAATGGAAATACTCCTATCACATTGAGGAAAAGAATCATAAATTCATTCAAAAAGATGGGAAAAACTATCGCGAGAATGAGATTTGGCGCCGAGTAGTTGATAAGAAAACAGGAAATACAATGAATAGAGAGTTGATTGTTCATAACTTTTCTGAGGTAAAATATGATCTA